TAGTTGACCGTTTCGCCCGTGAAGGTGTAAGGATAGACGGAGTAATAGGTCTGGGTGGTGTTGCCAAGAAGTCTCCTTTTGTTATGCAGACTCTTGCTGATGTTCTTAACATGCCTATCAAGGTTGCCCGCACAGTTGAAACCTGTGCTGTTGGTGCTGCTATGTTTGCTACTGTTGCAGCAGGAGTACACAGCAATGTAGAGGAAGCTCAGAAGGCAATGGCTAAGGGTTTTGAAAAAGAATACACTCCAAATCCTGCTAATGTTAAGGCTTATGCTGAGATCTACGAAAAGTATGTCAAACTGGGAGCCTTTACAGAAAGGGAAAAGATCTGATTAAGGGCATATCGGAATTAATACCGGACCAATTGTCTGACCGGGAACTGTGTTTTGAGAGATTGGTTAATTCTCCGGTCATTAGTCCTGACAAATACAAAAAGGGTGTCCACTTCGTGGTGGGCACCCTTTTCACTTAGCACTATGGAAACAATCTTTATATTATGAAACCTCAAAGGTTCTTCTGCGGAGTATAAAGTCATCGCCCAGGTAAACCCTTCTTACATCCGGGTCATCAGCCAGCTCCTCGGCACTGCCTGCCTTAAGGATTTTCCCTTCAAACAAGAGATAGGCCCGGTCAGTAATTGAGAGGGTTTCATGCACGTTGTGGTCGGTAATAAGAATGCCAATATTCTTGTACTTCAGTTTGGCAACTATCTCCTGTATATCGCGAACAGCAATGGGGTCAACACCAGCAAAGGGTTCGTCGAGCAGGATAAACTTAGGGTTGATAGCAAGTGCTCTGGCGATCTCAGTACGGCGACGTTCTCCTCCCGAAAGCTGTATCCCCTTGCTCTTGCGTATATGAGTAAGGCTGAACTCCTCAAGCAATTCCTCGCACCTTTGCTTCTGGTAGTCCTTGGGGAAGTCGGTCATTTCAAGTACAGCCTTGATATTGTCCTCAACACTGAGGTTGCGGAATACGCTGGCTTCCTGAGCCAGATAGCCGATACCTTTTTGAGCCCTCTTGTACACAGGTTCGCGGGTGATAAGGTCCTCATTTAGATATATTTCACCCTCATTTGGCTGGATAAGACCTACTATCATGTAAAACGTAGTGGTCTTGCCGGCACCATTTGGTCCAAGCAAACCCACGATCTCACCCTGTCTTACCTCTACCGAGACCCCTTTTACCACAGTGCGGTTCTTATATCGCTTTACCAGATTCTTGGTATGAAGCACCAACTCTGAATTATCACTCATTATGTCAGTTATTTCTTAAAAGTTTCTTCTTCTCAACCCTTTCCGCAATAATTATACCAGCCTCATATAGAAAGAGTAGCGGTATACTAACCATTATCTGGCTAATCACATCTGGTGGTGTAATGATAGCTGCAACTGCTACAACCAACACTATGGCATGTCTCCTGTATTTGCGCAGAAGGGCACTGCTAACAACACCAATACTACTGAGCAGCCAAATCAGCACCGGCAGTTCAAACACCAAACCGGTTGTAAGTACTATGGATGCCACTGTCGACACATAGGAACTGAAATTTATGATATTTTCCACACTTTCACTTACCTGATAGGTAGCTAAAAAATAAATAGAAAGCGGGACTATCAGATAATATGCAAAGAGAACCCCTGCCATAAACAGGATTCCCGCTGCTCCAAAGCAGCGGCGACTTTGCCTGAGTTCATTCTCATATAGGGCAGGTTTTATAAAGGTCCACAATTCGTAAAAAATATAAGGTATTGCCAGAATTATGCCTGCCATAAACGAAATCCCCAGGTGCATAGTAAACTGGCCTGACATGCTTATATTTTGCAGTTTCAGTGGCTCCTGATTAATACACAGAGATGGCGTCCCTGCCATTTCTGCAATCCTGCAAAGCAGTTGGTTTGTATAGAAATCAGGCTTTCCGGGGCCTAGCAAGATAATATCAAAGACCACATGCTTAAAAATAAAAGCAGGTATCGCCAAAACAAACACTGCGATAAGAGAGCGGAAAATATGCCATCTGAGCTCCTCAAGGTGCTCAAGAAAGGTCATATCCTGTTTTTCTGCTGCCATAGTGTCTGATTTATGCGCTGCTAAAATAGTGATTATTTGAAGACAGATAACTATTCAAAAGAGGATACCCTGATCATTGCAGAGCGAGCATGCCTCAACGGGTCGTTGTGAGACCCTTTTGAAGGAAAATATGTCTCAATGCCGGGTGTTGAAATGCTCTAAAGGGAGAGCCAATATAGAAAAGGCGCCCCGTTACCCCGGGACGCCTTCACTGAAAGTCTCAAAACTTAGATTGTCAGACTACTACTCGCTGACTTTGATAGTGTATGTATAAGTATATTCCTTTTCCATAAAGCGATATTGATCCAGAGGTTTTGCACCCCAGGACTGCAGACCGGCTACACCACGTTGGAATAGGTCAACACATAGCACAACATCATTGCGTGGGATTATATCCGACCAGTGTTGTTGCTTTTTAGTCTTGCCCGGGTCAAGATCTTCAGGCAGGTTGTTGGTAGCACTCACTGACAGAGGTTGGGCTCCTTCAACCCTGATTGTTACTCCGTTGTGGTTTTTAAGCTCCAGCCAACGAACGTCGGTCTTGTTACCTGTTTCCTGTGGACGGTAATAGTGGAAGGCCTGATCTTCTACACGTCCGTTCCATATACCCATGAAGGTGTCTCCATTACGGTCAACATAATTTTCGTGAGGACCACGGCCATACCATGTAAAGTCGCCAAACTCACGTGGGAGGGTCATCAACATACCGAAGCGTACCATCTCAGGCAGGTCTTCGCTCAATGCCTGATAATGGGCTGTAGTGGTGAGGCTTCCGTCACCATTGACAACGTAGGTCAGGTCAACCTTAATCTGAATACCTTTAAAAGCTACTTCGTAGTTGATAGCA
The genomic region above belongs to Xiashengella succiniciproducens and contains:
- the tatC gene encoding twin-arginine translocase subunit TatC, encoding MAAEKQDMTFLEHLEELRWHIFRSLIAVFVLAIPAFIFKHVVFDIILLGPGKPDFYTNQLLCRIAEMAGTPSLCINQEPLKLQNISMSGQFTMHLGISFMAGIILAIPYIFYELWTFIKPALYENELRQSRRCFGAAGILFMAGVLFAYYLIVPLSIYFLATYQVSESVENIINFSSYVSTVASIVLTTGLVFELPVLIWLLSSIGVVSSALLRKYRRHAIVLVVAVAAIITPPDVISQIMVSIPLLFLYEAGIIIAERVEKKKLLRNN
- the lptB gene encoding LPS export ABC transporter ATP-binding protein; protein product: MSDNSELVLHTKNLVKRYKNRTVVKGVSVEVRQGEIVGLLGPNGAGKTTTFYMIVGLIQPNEGEIYLNEDLITREPVYKRAQKGIGYLAQEASVFRNLSVEDNIKAVLEMTDFPKDYQKQRCEELLEEFSLTHIRKSKGIQLSGGERRRTEIARALAINPKFILLDEPFAGVDPIAVRDIQEIVAKLKYKNIGILITDHNVHETLSITDRAYLLFEGKILKAGSAEELADDPDVRRVYLGDDFILRRRTFEVS